A region from the Gossypium hirsutum isolate 1008001.06 chromosome A08, Gossypium_hirsutum_v2.1, whole genome shotgun sequence genome encodes:
- the LOC107932873 gene encoding palmitoyl-acyl carrier protein thioesterase, chloroplastic isoform X1, whose protein sequence is MVATAVTSAFFPVTSSPDSSDSKNKKLGSIKSKPSVSSGSLQVKANAQAPPKINGTVASTTPVEGSKNDDGASSPPPRTFINQLPDWSMLLAAITTIFLAAEKQWMMLDWKPRRPDMVIDPFGIGKIVQDGLVFSQNFSIRSYEIGADQTASIETLMNHLQETAINHCRSAGLLGEGFGATPEMCKKNLIWVVTRMQVVVDRYPTWGDVVQVDTWVSASGKNGMRRDWLVSNSETGEILTRATSVWVMMNKLTRRLSKIPEEVRGEIEPFFMNSDPVLAEDSQKLVKLDDSTAEHVCKGLTPKWSDLDVNQHVNNVKYIGWILESAPLPILESHELSALTLEYRRECGRDSVLQSLTTVSDSNTENAVNVGEFNCQHLLRLDDGAEIVRGRTRWRPKHAKSSANMDQITAKRA, encoded by the exons ATGGTTGCTACTGCTGTGACATCGGCGTTTTTCCCAGTCACTTCTTCACCTGACTCCTCTGACTCGAAAAACAAGAAGCTCGGAAGCATCAAGTCGAAGCCATCGGTTTCTTCTGGAAGTTTGCAAGTCAAGGCAAATGCTCAAGCACCTCCGAAAATAAACGGCACTGTGGCGTCGACGACTCCCGTGGAAGGTTCCAAGAACGATGACGGTGCAAGTTCCCCTCCTCCTAGGACGTTTATCAACCAGTTACCTGATTGGAGCATGCTTCTTGCTGCTATCACAACCATTTTCTTGGCTGCTGAGAAGCAGTGGATGATGCTTGATTGGAAGCCGAGGCGGCCTGACATGGTCATTGATCCGTTTGGCATAGGGAAGATTGTTCAGGATGGTCTTGTTTTCAGTCAGAACTTCTCGATTAGATCATATGAGATAGGCGCTGATCAAACAGCATCCATAGAGACACTAATGAATCATTTACAG GAAACAGCTATAAATCATTGTCGAAGTGCTGGACTGCTTGGAGAAGGTTTTGGTGCAACACCTGAGATGTGCAAGAAGAACCTAATATGGGTTGTCACACGGATGCAAGTTGTGGTTGATCGCTATCCTACTTG GGGTGATGTTGTTCAAGTCGACACTTGGGTCAGTGCATCGGGGAAGAATGGCATGCGAAGAGATTGGCTTGTCAGCAATAGTGAAACTGGTGAAATTTTAACACGAGCCACAAG TGTATGGGTGATGATGAATAAACTGACTAGAAGGTTATCTAAAATCCCAGAAGAGGTTCGAGGGGAAATAGAACCTTTTTTTATGAATTCAGATCCTGTTCTGGCTGAGGATAGCCAGAAACTAGTGAAACTCGATGACAGCACAGCTGAACACGTGTGCAAAGGTTTAACT CCTAAATGGAGCGACTTGGATGTCAACCAGCATGTCAATAATGTGAAGTACATTGGCTGGATCCTTGAG AGTGCTCCATTACCAATCTTGGAGAGTCACGAGCTTTCCGCCTTGACTCTGGAATATAGGAGGGAGTGCGGGAGGGACAGCGTGCTGCAGTCACTGACCACTGTGTCTGATTCCAATACGGAAAATGCAGTAAATGTTGGTGAATTTAATTGCCAACATTTGCTCCGACTCGACGATGGAGCTGAGATTGTGAGAGGCAGGACCCGATGGAGGCCTAAACATGCCAAAAGTTCCGCTAACATGGATCAAATTACCGCAAAAAGGGCATAG
- the LOC107932812 gene encoding nudix hydrolase 20, chloroplastic, giving the protein MASCCTAKFRFSISSCRAARSSRPFPASLMPSFPLFHSPFSRPMKPTNLRSVSASAAVSAGAASTTPTFSWDDVVRVSQPEFNPNDSSNLRGLFDKTKACNRGAELQSEFLPFVVEDQIVGYIHKGFAENLRSFEDVFILSKDNCDGGKVMLHQSLKSADDRTRAVREVIKCLAENELIPGIRNELFPVTSSYGAPVFFSLERAAVPYFGIKAYGVHMNGYVEKDKQKFLWLGKRSLMKSTFPGMLDHLVAGGLPHGIACGENLIKECEEEAGIPRTLSSRAISVGAVSYSDIDGHRFKRDVLFTYDLKLPESFVPNNQDGEVESFKLIPVKHVANIIKRTDFFKTNCNIVIIDFLFRHGYITPECFGYLDLLQSLKRGDCS; this is encoded by the exons ATGGCCAGCTGCTGCACTGCTAAATTCCGATTCTCAATCTCATCTTGCCGCGCCGCCCGGTCCTCTCGGCCGTTTCCCGCCAGTTTAATGCCTTCATTTCCGCTCTTTCACTCTCCTTTCTCTCGCCCAATGAAACCCACAAATCTCCGTTCTGTCTCAGCTTCGGCCGCAGTTTCTGCCGGCGCCGCCTCTACCACTCCCACTTTCTCTTGGGACGACGTCGTTCGCGTCTCTCAACCCGAGTTTAACCCCAACGATTCGTCCAATCTCAGAGGCCTCTTCGATAAAACCAAAGCTTGCAACCGCGGCGCT GAATTGCAATCTGAGTTCCTTCCTTTTGTTGTCGAAGACCAAATTGTTGGCTACATACATAAAGG TTTTGCCGAAAATTTAAGGAGTTTTGAGGATGTTTTTATATTATCTAAAGATAATTGTGATGGAGGTAAAGTAATGTTGCACCAATCATTAAAATCGGCCGATGATCGAACTAGAGCTGTAAGAGAAGTGATCAAATGCTTAGCTGAAAATGAATTGATTCCAGGTATAAGGAATGAG TTGTTCCCTGTGACATCGTCGTATGGTGCCCCGGTTTTTTTCTCCCTTGAGCGTGCCGCTGTACCTTATTTCGGAATAAAG GCTTATGGTGTTCACATGAACGGATATGTTGAAAAAGACAAGCAAAAATTTCTATGGCTAGGAAAGAGGAGTCTCATGAAGTCTACTTTTCCCGGAATGCTTGATCATCTAGTTGCTGGAGGACTG CCTCATGGAATTGCTTGTGGGGAGAATCTTATCAAGGAATGTGAAGAGGAAGCCGGAATACCAAGAACCCTATCCAGTAG AGCTATATCGGTTGGTGCTGTTTCATATTCAGATATCGATGGGCACAGATTCAAGCGAGATGTTCTATTTACTTATGATTTAAAACTCCCCGAAAGTTTTGTACCAAATAatcaag ATGGAGAGGTAGAAAGCTTCAAGTTGATCCCTGTGAAACATGTTGCTAATATCATAAAAAGGACAGATTTTTTCAAGACCAATTGCAACATCGTCATAATCGATTTCCTGTTCCGACACGG GTACATAACTCCCGAATGTTTTGGATATTTGGATCTTCTTCAAAGTTTGAAGAGAGGAGATTGCTCGTAA
- the LOC107932866 gene encoding probable ADP-ribosylation factor GTPase-activating protein AGD14, with protein sequence MASRVKQDERNERIIRGLLKQPENRRCINCNSLGPQYVCTNFWTFVCTTCGGIHREFTHRVKSVSMAKFTSQEVTALQEGGNQRAREIYMKEWDPQRNSGPDSSNVERLRDFIKHVYEDRRYSGERNYDKPPRGKMGDKEDVYENRRADGYRGGSRSPPYEDTYDRRYGDKSSPGGRNDDRNSRYGYDERRSPGYDQESRQYGDYKRSPARPEVINDWRREDRFGNGRKPDDNRVSDGDPKLEGRSPERPKESSSPPVVRPVREILGENVIPLRVSEPPKANSDRTVDGPQTQRTVSSSSLGHSSGNPVEAKLETTGSLIDFDADPEPPVAPMVTQTQQATATQSIVQPTSSTNENWASFDVSPQTNVSETSSNVNTLDSVLSQLSVPVSVTGHLSGVPSGVGGQLPAHAANMNVAPSTAAFTGQIQTMPFGAGAPAFAPVGNFSTLPPTGPLVAASGLTHTVPGSSGSSQIGVNNAGQWPNMQHQQTHFFSTAGGQTSQQLNGASPSQPWNFAPSPHMQGPQAVSKPFQDVTSAVASQQPPTETKASGRQELPADLFTATYPTYPAPTPGWQMAPPRGMGFTMQYHTAAPPSAFPQSLRSVNPFDLGGEAPRAQTQTPLSMASLQGALPNLPPPSGLLRTSSLGTPSSAWMPPQSLPYASGIPSQSLPYASALPQRPYLGAQLPGNLLSSSHQAGGIGSESSYGFINTDQHVAGRFSAPATPQPFSSVGGGNPFG encoded by the exons ATGGCGAGTCGAGTGAAGCAAGACGAGAGAAATGAACGGATAATTCGAGGTCTTCTAAAACAACCGGAGAATCGAAGATGTATTAACTGCAATAGTTTG GGACCTCAATATGTTTGCACAAACTTCTGGACATTTGTTTGCACCACCTGTGGTGGAATACA TCGGGAATTCACACACAGAGTTAAATCAGTATCGATGGCTAAATTTACTTCTCAAGAAGTTACTGCTCTTCAAGAAGGTGGAAATCAG CGCGCAAGAGAAATCTATATGAAAGAATGGGATCCTCAGCGTAATTCTGGTCCTGACAGCAG TAATGTTGAGAGGCTCCGGGACTTCATTAAGCATGTCTACGAGGATAGAAGATACAGTGGAGAGAGAAACTATGACAAGCCTCCACGAGGAAAGATG GGTGATAAGGAAGATGTTTATGAGAATAGGAGGGCTGATGGATATCGGGGAGGGTCTAGAAGTCCACCATATGAAGATACCTATGATCGTCGATACGGTGACAAGTCCAGTCCAGGGGGAAGAAATGATGACAGAAATTCTAGATATGGTTATGATGAAAGGCGAAGTCCTGGATATGATCAAGAAAGTCGACAATATGGTGATTACAAAAGAAGCCCTGCTCGCCCTGAGGTTATCAATGACTGGCGCCGAGAAGATAGATTTGGTAATGGGAGGAAACCTGATGATAATAGAGTATCTGATGGAGATCCCAAGTTAGAAGGGAGATCACCTGAGCGGCCAAAAGAGTCATCCAGTCCTCCAGTGGTTCGTCCTGTTAgagaaattttgggtgagaatgTAATACCCCTTCGTGTAAGTGAACCTCCAAAAGCAAATAGCGACAGAACTGTTGATGGCCCTCAGACGCAG AGAACCGTGTCTTCTAGCAGCTTAGGACATTCCAGCGGTAATCCAGTAGAAGCCAAGTTGGAGACAACTGGTagcttaattgattttgatgCCGATCCTGAACCTCCAGTAGCTCCTATGGTTACTCAGACGCAACAAGCTACCGCGACTCAATCCATTGTGCAGCCAACTTCTTCTACCAACGAGAACTGGGCCTCTTTCGATGTTTCCCCCCAGACAAATGTTTCTGAGACTTCTTCTAATGTGAACACTCTGGACTCTGTTCTTTCTCAATTGTCAGTTCCAGTATCTGTAACTGGTCATTTATCAGGAGTACCTAGTGGTGTTGGTGGTCAATTGCCTGCTCATGCGGCCAATATGAATGTGGCACCTTCCACTGCTGCATTCACGGGGCAGATCCAAACAATGCCTTTTGGTGCTGGTGCTCCTGCATTTGCACCAGTTGGCAATTTCTCAACATTGCCTCCTACAGGTCCTCTGGTAGCTGCTTCTGGACTAACGCATACAGTGCCTGGCAGCAGTGGCAGTTCCCAGATTGGTGTTAATAATGCTGGGCAATGGCCTAATATGCAGCACCAACAGACTCATTTTTTCTCCACAGCTGGCGGTCAGACTAGCCAACAACTTAACGGAGCCTCGCCAAGTCAG CCATGGAATTTTGCTCCTTCCCCGCATATGCAGGGGCCTCAAGCTGTCTCAAAACCTTTCCAGGATGTCACTTCTGCCGTTGCATCACAGCAACCACCTACAGAAACAAAAGCAAGTGGAAGACAAGAACTACCTGCG GATCTATTTACTGCAACCTATCCTACCTATCCTGCACCTACACCAGGATGGCAAATGGCCCCTCCTCGTGGCATGGGGTTCACCATGCAATATCATACTGCAGCG CCACCGTCTGCTTTTCCACAGTCATTAAGGTCGGTAAACCCATTTGATCTCGGTGGTGAAGCACCTCGGGCTCAAACGCAAACA CCCCTTTCCATGGCTTCCTTACAAGGTGCCCTACCAAATTTGCCACCTCCTTCTGGCCTATTACGCACTTCAAGCCTCGGTACACCATCATCAGCATGGATGCCACCTCAATCTTTACCTTACGCGTCGGGAATTCCATCGCAGTCACTGCCCTATGCTTCAGCATTGCCACAAA GGCCATACTTGGGAGCTCAATTACCCGGTAACTTGCTGTCGTCGAG CCATCAAGCTGGAGGCATTGGCAGTGAATCATCCTACGGTTTCATAAATACTGACCAACACGTGGCCGGTAGATTCTCAGCACCGGCTACCCCACAGCCTTTCTCTTCTGTCGGTGGGGGCAACCCATTTGGCTGA